In Pseudobdellovibrio exovorus JSS, the genomic stretch CTCATGTGAGAATTTAAGTGACGCATTTTAGTTTGTTTGCGTTTCACTTTACCGCTTTTAAGAACGCGTAAGCGTTTCTTTGCACCCGAATGGGTTTTCATATTTACCTTCCTCCGATAGGGCGAGCGTTCAAAATGAACAACTTCTTATTGGCACATCTATCAGCCTTAATTTTTAGTCTTCTAGAAATAGGTGTTTTCGGCAGAAAAAGCAAGTCTTTTAAGGGGGTTAAATAGCCATTAAGGGCCTGATTGAGAGCCTGAATGAAGGCCTACATAAAAACCTGAAATAGGCCTGAAAAGAAAAAAGCCATAAACCCTTGAAATCACTTACAGGATTATGGCCTATTTATTTTCAAACTGCCTAATTTAAAGGCTTTTTATTGATTTAATATTCCCGAAGGGCATTTAAAGGCCGTCGCAAGGAAAACCAAGGGTCCCTCGCTTGAGCTCGAAGCCTCATCAGAGGAACTATCAGACTCAACCTCGACCACTTTAACCGGCTCAGTAGCTTTAGGAGCTGTCGCCGTCGCTGATGTTGTCCCGACCGCACTTTTCGGCTTCATAAAGACAAGGACGTTGGCTCCCAGCTTATAAGCCTTATTGCGCAAGTCGATACGCGTGTCCAAAGACATTTCAGTGGCTAAGGTGCTCAGCTCACGTTTTTTTTGAATGCTAGAAACCTCTCCGATATAAAGACAGCCTTTCGGCTCGGACTCAAAAACTCGAACTCGCTCGGACCCTGGTACCACATCCACTGAGGTACACCCAGCAAACGCAGCTATTAATAATCCTAAAACAAGATGGCTCGCTCTAGCTTTCGTCATCCGCCTCTTCCTTCATTGGCTCAAGAGGTTCATCTTTTTTATTCGGATTCGCTTTTAAGTACTCTTTAATTTTAGCTGGGTCCGGAGCCAACATGGTGAACATGTTTTTTCCTTCTGTTTTTGGCGGAGCCTCAACAGTTGCTAAGTCTTTTACGTACTCAATAGCCTTATTCACAACAGCCAAACCTGTTTCTTGATGGGCCATTTCACGTCCCATGAAACGCAGATTCACTTTTACTTTATCACCTTCCAAAAGGAAGCGACGAGCGTGTTTCATTTTAGTTTCAAAGTCATGTTGATCCGTGCGTGGACGCATTTGGATCTCTTTAATAGTGACGATCACTTGGTTTTTTCTTGAAGCTGCGGCTTTCTTTTTCTCTTCATATTTGTACTTGCCGTAGTCCATGATTTTACACGTTGGAGGCTGAGCATTTGGAGCAATCTCAAGTAAATCTAATCCGCGATCTTCCGCGATTCTTAAAGCCTCGGGTACAGACATAACGCCAAGCATTTTTCCTTCTTCATCAATCAATCTGACTTGAGGGGCTCGGATATCGCGGTTAACGCGTAATCCGTCTTTTTCTCTTTTTTTATCACGATCAAATTTTGATGGGCCCCTAGGGCGCGGCTGAAATGTATTAATGGGTTCTCTCCTTCGTTAAATTAAACTTTTTCAGTCTGACTCATTTCAGACTGAAGTTTTCTTTCTTTAATATTTTTTAAAATAATCTGATGAGCATCCGCCCACAAGATATTGTTGTGCATAGTTCCGTCACGCAAACGAACTGAAACTGACTTCTGCTCAGCTTCTTTATCCCCAACAATCAACATGTAAGGTGTTTTACGCAACTGAGCTTCACGGATTTTAAAGTTCAATTTTTCGTTACGGCGATCAAATTCAACTCGTACACCCGATGCTTTTAAGTCCTGCTCTACTTGCTCGCAAAATGCATTAACTCGATCTGTAACATTTAGGATAGTCACTTGATTAGGCGACATCCACGTCGGCAAGTGGCCAGCTGTATGTTCTAGGTAAACACTAATAAAACGCTCAAGTGAACCCAGAACCGCACGATGAAGCATGATTGGTCTATGCTCTTTATTATCTTCGCCTGTATATTTTAAATCAAAAGCCTCAGGAAGATTTGGATCTACCTGAATTGTTCCTGTCTGCCATGATCTACCCAAAGCATCAACGAAGTGCATTTCCAGCTTAGGACCATAGAAGGCCCCTTCACCCGGAAGATAGCTAAACTCTAGACCCATCTCTTGAATAGCTTCAGCTAAAGCCGTTTCAGCCTTATCCCAGTACTCGTCAGACCCCATACGATTATCAGGGCGAGTTGCTAAAAATAATTTATAATTTGGCATCCCTAACGTGTGATAAATCGTATTTAACATTTCAATGAACTTGAAAATTTCAGTTTTCAACTGCTCTAGCGAACAGAAAATATGAGCATCGTCCTGACAGAAAGTTCTAACACGTGAAAGTCCATGTAACGATCCTGACTTTTCGTAGCGATGTAAACGCCCAAAATCCGCCATACGCAAAGGTAACTCACGATAAGAATGCTTCTCAGAAGCAAACAATAGACAATGACTTGGACAGTTCATGGGTTTTAAACCGAACTCGCGATCATCGGGCTTTGTGAAGTACATATTTTCTTTGTAATTCGAATAGTGTCCCGAAGTCTTAAATAGATCCAAATCAAAAATTTGCGGAGTGATAACCTCTTGGTAATCATACTTCTGATAAAGTTCACGAATATAATTCGTTAGTTCATTATAGATAACAGTTCCGCGACCTGTGAAGAAAGGTGACGCTGGAGCCCACTCATGAAACATGAACAGACCTAATTCTTTACCCAGTTTACGATGATCACGTTTTTTTGCTTCCTCTAACTGATGTAAATACTGCTCTAGATCTTTCTTATCCATAAAGGCTGTTGCATAAACACGTTGGAGCATTGGGTTCTTTTCGTCCCCTCTCCAATACGCA encodes the following:
- the rpmI gene encoding 50S ribosomal protein L35; this translates as MKTHSGAKKRLRVLKSGKVKRKQTKMRHLNSHMSSKTKRHLGQGAYVDDANMLQVKRQFGF
- a CDS encoding DUF4156 domain-containing protein — encoded protein: MTKARASHLVLGLLIAAFAGCTSVDVVPGSERVRVFESEPKGCLYIGEVSSIQKKRELSTLATEMSLDTRIDLRNKAYKLGANVLVFMKPKSAVGTTSATATAPKATEPVKVVEVESDSSSDEASSSSEGPLVFLATAFKCPSGILNQ
- the infC gene encoding translation initiation factor IF-3 — protein: MNTFQPRPRGPSKFDRDKKREKDGLRVNRDIRAPQVRLIDEEGKMLGVMSVPEALRIAEDRGLDLLEIAPNAQPPTCKIMDYGKYKYEEKKKAAASRKNQVIVTIKEIQMRPRTDQHDFETKMKHARRFLLEGDKVKVNLRFMGREMAHQETGLAVVNKAIEYVKDLATVEAPPKTEGKNMFTMLAPDPAKIKEYLKANPNKKDEPLEPMKEEADDES
- the thrS gene encoding threonine--tRNA ligase, producing MSNIQIILPDNSVRTFDHEPTALEVAASIGSRLAKDTLGAKINGSNEIIDFRTPLANGTQLQLITTKSPEALEVIRHSAAHLMAQAVQEIWPEVKVTIGPVIDNGFYYDFDSPFNFTEEHFEKIEKKMEELQKKDLPLVRENWPIAKAIETFKEMKERFKVEIIEDLASKGETVVGIYHQGNWFDLCRGPHVQSTGQIKAFKLMSVAGAYWRGDEKNPMLQRVYATAFMDKKDLEQYLHQLEEAKKRDHRKLGKELGLFMFHEWAPASPFFTGRGTVIYNELTNYIRELYQKYDYQEVITPQIFDLDLFKTSGHYSNYKENMYFTKPDDREFGLKPMNCPSHCLLFASEKHSYRELPLRMADFGRLHRYEKSGSLHGLSRVRTFCQDDAHIFCSLEQLKTEIFKFIEMLNTIYHTLGMPNYKLFLATRPDNRMGSDEYWDKAETALAEAIQEMGLEFSYLPGEGAFYGPKLEMHFVDALGRSWQTGTIQVDPNLPEAFDLKYTGEDNKEHRPIMLHRAVLGSLERFISVYLEHTAGHLPTWMSPNQVTILNVTDRVNAFCEQVEQDLKASGVRVEFDRRNEKLNFKIREAQLRKTPYMLIVGDKEAEQKSVSVRLRDGTMHNNILWADAHQIILKNIKERKLQSEMSQTEKV